From Nycticebus coucang isolate mNycCou1 chromosome 6, mNycCou1.pri, whole genome shotgun sequence, the proteins below share one genomic window:
- the NOX5 gene encoding LOW QUALITY PROTEIN: NADPH oxidase 5 (The sequence of the model RefSeq protein was modified relative to this genomic sequence to represent the inferred CDS: inserted 2 bases in 2 codons; substituted 4 bases at 4 genomic stop codons): MDPSFFAEQFFALFDSDESGTIYQDLXEALSLLILCSCTDKPKFLFQVSDVDGGGFTDADQLRTMLQSYLPESAIXLPDQXDQLMLALLQGADEDNSHAITLDKLRDQLQRFPRVTENHVSGMCTGHVLVSRQRLTWLRATWLAQVLPPEQFHQLMGYVVVGLSLMHAMAHIVNCGCFLELHXYTASSLGQKDMKAIGLRIAFNLLAXKEKKGSIPGLQTCTHPGQPDCSPTTCRVESVCGCLALAKVPKGXQFSFRFFPENF; the protein is encoded by the exons CCCTCCTTCTTTGCAGAGCAATTCTTTGCCCTGTTTGACTCTGATGAAAGTGGTACCATCTATCAGGACCTGTAGGAGGCACTGAGCCTACTCATCCTCTGTAGCTGCACGGACAAACCCAAATTCCTCTTCCAGGTATCTGATGTTGATG GCGGCGGCTTCACAGACGCAGACCAGCTGCGCACGATGCTGCAGTCGTATCTGCCCGAGAGCGCCATCTAGCTGCCGGACCAGTAGGACCAGCTGATGCTGGCGCTCCTCCAGGGGGCGGACGAGGACAACAGCCACGCCATCACCTTGGACAAGCTCCGGGACCAGCTGCAGCGCTTCCCCCGAGTTACGGAGAACCACGTCTCTGGGATGTGCACTGGCCAT GTGCTGGTGAGCAGGCAGCGCCTCACGTGGCTGCGGGCCACGTGGCTGGCTCAGGTCTTGCCACCAGAGCAGTTCCACCAGCTCATGGGCTACGTGGTGGTCGGGCTGTCCCTCATGCACGCCATGGCCCACATTGTGAACTGCG gctgcTTCCTGGAGCTGC CATACACAGCATCTTCACTGGGCCAGAAGGACATGAAGGCCATTGGGCTACGGATAGCCTTCAATCTCCTGG AAAAAGAGAAGAAGGGCTCCATCCCAGGGCTCCAGACATGTACCCATCCTGGGCAGCCTGACTGCAGCCCCACAACCTGCAGG GTGG AGTCAGTCTGTGGCTGCCTAGCTCTGGCCAAGGTGCCTAAAGGCTAGCAGTTCAGTTTCAGATTCTTCCCAGAGAACTTTTAG